One stretch of Roseimicrobium sp. ORNL1 DNA includes these proteins:
- a CDS encoding carbamoyltransferase C-terminal domain-containing protein: MALVLGINAWHGDSSAAIIKDGKLIAAVEEERFLRIKHWAGLPVESMKYCLKEVGAQFGDLEHIAINLNPRVNNLRRLLHLIRHRPDIGLVMDRLRKRSKAKSVGEKIADAFPQEKMRAEVHHIEHHLAHLASSYLCSPFQEAVNLSVDGMGDFASAAWGMGRGQSLNVDGRVYFPHSLGIFYSVMTQWLGFPHYGDEYKIMGLAPYGKPEYLNLLRQIVLVQPDGTFELDLRYFRHHREAVPYTWDNGSPEVGTLYTPALEELLGPARKKEEPLEQRHKDMARSVQAMYEEAFFAMLAALHRKYQCDALTLSGGCAMNSVANGKVFSRSPFKQLYIQSAAGDAGGAIGAAMVVAQQLGGARVSRHHCLHAYWGPQYSEEDYKALLDTEQARIREAGCEVTIFAEDETEKLCASTAQAISEGKVIGWFQGRLEWGPRALGNRSILGDPRRADMKDILNAKIKRRESFRPFAPSVLREAVGEWFETDDDVPFMMQVYQVREERRAAIPAVTHVDGSGRLQTVYRETNPMYHRLIEHFNTLTGVPMVLNTSFNENEPVVCHPKEALDCFLRTKMDVLVLGRTQIRRQQPGA; encoded by the coding sequence GTGGCTCTTGTATTGGGAATCAATGCCTGGCACGGCGACTCGTCCGCCGCGATCATCAAGGATGGAAAACTCATCGCCGCCGTCGAGGAGGAGCGTTTCCTGCGAATCAAACACTGGGCTGGCCTGCCGGTCGAGTCCATGAAGTACTGCCTGAAGGAGGTAGGCGCGCAATTCGGCGACCTCGAACACATCGCCATCAACCTCAATCCGCGCGTCAACAACCTGCGCCGGTTGCTCCATTTGATACGGCATCGCCCCGACATCGGGCTGGTGATGGACCGCCTGCGTAAGCGCAGCAAGGCGAAGAGCGTGGGCGAGAAAATTGCAGACGCCTTTCCCCAGGAGAAGATGCGTGCCGAGGTGCATCACATTGAGCATCACCTGGCTCACCTGGCCTCCTCCTACCTGTGCAGTCCATTTCAGGAAGCGGTGAACCTCTCCGTCGATGGCATGGGCGACTTCGCGAGTGCTGCCTGGGGCATGGGCCGGGGCCAGTCGCTCAACGTGGATGGTCGTGTGTATTTCCCCCACTCGCTCGGGATCTTCTACTCCGTCATGACACAGTGGCTGGGCTTCCCCCACTATGGTGATGAGTATAAGATCATGGGACTCGCCCCTTACGGGAAGCCTGAGTATCTGAATCTCCTGCGCCAGATCGTGCTGGTGCAACCGGACGGCACGTTCGAGCTCGACCTCCGCTACTTCCGCCATCACCGTGAAGCCGTGCCCTACACCTGGGACAATGGCTCGCCTGAAGTCGGCACCCTCTACACCCCCGCCCTTGAGGAATTGCTCGGCCCGGCACGGAAAAAAGAAGAGCCGCTGGAGCAGCGACACAAGGACATGGCTCGCAGCGTGCAGGCGATGTACGAAGAGGCATTCTTCGCCATGCTGGCAGCGCTTCACAGGAAGTACCAGTGCGATGCCCTCACGCTCAGCGGTGGCTGCGCGATGAACTCCGTGGCGAACGGCAAGGTCTTCTCACGCAGCCCCTTCAAGCAGCTCTACATCCAGAGCGCCGCGGGTGATGCCGGTGGTGCCATTGGCGCGGCCATGGTCGTAGCGCAGCAGCTCGGGGGCGCCCGTGTTTCGCGTCACCACTGCCTGCATGCTTACTGGGGTCCGCAATACAGCGAAGAAGACTACAAGGCGCTCCTTGATACTGAACAGGCACGCATTCGCGAAGCAGGCTGTGAAGTGACCATTTTTGCCGAAGACGAAACGGAAAAGCTCTGCGCCTCCACCGCGCAGGCCATCAGCGAAGGCAAGGTCATCGGCTGGTTCCAGGGACGCCTCGAGTGGGGTCCCCGCGCGCTGGGAAATCGCAGCATCCTGGGCGATCCGCGCCGTGCTGACATGAAGGACATTCTGAACGCGAAGATCAAGCGCCGCGAATCCTTCCGCCCCTTTGCACCGAGTGTGCTGCGCGAAGCGGTCGGCGAGTGGTTCGAGACGGACGATGATGTGCCCTTCATGATGCAGGTGTATCAGGTGCGTGAAGAACGCCGTGCAGCAATCCCTGCGGTGACACACGTGGATGGCAGCGGCCGCCTTCAGACCGTCTATCGCGAGACCAATCCGATGTATCATCGGCTCATCGAGCACTTCAATACCCTTACCGGGGTGCCCATGGTGCTGAACACCAGCTTCAACGAGAACGAACCTGTCGTGTGCCATCCGAAGGAGGCCCTCGATTGTTTCCTCCGCACGAAGATGGATGTGCTGGTACTGGGTCGGACACAAATACGACGCCAGCAACCGGGTGCTTAA
- a CDS encoding ABC transporter permease has product MRHESLVIEAGRTEAHYWRDLWRYRELFGFLAWRDVLVRYKQTAVGIVWAVLRPLLTTLILVFAFGKIAGLSSNGVPYPILVLAGNIPWVFFASALGESSQSLIGNSNLISKIYFPRMILPASAVIVALIDCLICLGILPIFMGIYGYWPTWRLVTLPIFILLALIAALGPGLLVTALNVKYRDFRYIIPFIMQFGLYVSPVGFSSSVIGEKFGPVWQMVYSLNPMVGVIDGFRWAVCQTAPVHLPSFCISTTLSFLMLAWGISYFRKTERTFADVI; this is encoded by the coding sequence ATGCGCCACGAATCACTGGTTATAGAAGCCGGCCGCACGGAAGCCCACTACTGGCGCGACCTGTGGCGTTATCGCGAACTCTTTGGCTTCCTCGCCTGGCGTGATGTGCTGGTGCGGTACAAGCAGACTGCCGTGGGCATTGTCTGGGCAGTGCTGCGGCCACTGCTCACCACGCTGATTCTGGTGTTCGCTTTTGGCAAGATCGCCGGACTCTCCTCCAATGGCGTGCCCTACCCCATCCTCGTACTCGCGGGCAATATCCCGTGGGTCTTCTTTGCCAGCGCGCTCGGGGAGTCGAGCCAGAGCTTGATTGGGAACTCGAATCTCATCTCGAAGATCTACTTCCCGCGCATGATCCTGCCGGCGAGCGCGGTGATCGTGGCGCTCATCGACTGCCTCATCTGCCTGGGCATCCTTCCCATCTTCATGGGCATCTACGGGTACTGGCCCACGTGGCGCCTGGTCACCCTGCCCATCTTCATCCTGCTCGCCCTGATTGCCGCACTGGGACCCGGCCTGCTGGTGACGGCGCTGAATGTGAAGTACCGCGACTTCCGGTACATCATCCCCTTCATCATGCAGTTCGGCCTCTATGTCTCCCCGGTGGGATTCTCCAGTTCCGTGATTGGTGAAAAGTTCGGACCCGTGTGGCAGATGGTCTACTCCCTGAATCCCATGGTGGGCGTCATCGATGGATTCCGCTGGGCGGTATGCCAGACCGCCCCCGTGCACCTTCCCAGCTTCTGCATTTCCACCACCCTGAGCTTCCTCATGCTGGCATGGGGCATCAGCTATTTCCGAAAGACGGAACGCACCTTTGCTGATGTCATCTAA
- a CDS encoding ABC transporter ATP-binding protein — MSEPIIQVENLGKRYQIKHQSGERYTALRDVLARKVGNIFKGRKNGNASPASEEFWALKDVSFDIMPGEVVGIIGRNGAGKSTLLKILSRITEPTVGRITLGGRVASLLEVGTGFHPELTGRENIYLNGAILGMTKDEIRSKFDEIVAFAEVEKFLDTPVKRYSSGMYVRLAFAVAAHLEPEILVVDEVLAVGDAEFQKKCLGKMDQVAKGGRTVLFVSHNIDALQRICQTGIVLRNGSVVCRDDITSAINVYLSDKNLTTKVSRDHRPGIVSAEVSTSELREGRLKLSIAFSYPSAIANPTFGMVVYNEKNVPLFGSNTLFDPPKSPLPPCSAGQATVTAGPLPLWSGSYRISLWLSDGTAPLDHAENIVGFDYVSPDVPPYVPPPALIGSTRVPATWELSLS, encoded by the coding sequence ATGTCTGAACCCATCATTCAGGTAGAAAATCTCGGCAAGAGATACCAGATCAAACACCAGTCTGGTGAACGGTATACGGCGTTGAGGGACGTCCTGGCGAGGAAGGTAGGCAACATTTTCAAAGGGCGTAAAAACGGGAATGCATCGCCCGCGAGTGAAGAGTTTTGGGCCCTCAAAGATGTGTCCTTCGATATCATGCCAGGTGAGGTCGTCGGCATCATTGGCAGAAACGGGGCAGGCAAATCCACTCTGCTCAAGATCCTGAGCCGTATCACGGAACCAACGGTGGGCCGCATCACCCTGGGTGGGCGGGTGGCAAGCCTCCTGGAGGTGGGCACGGGATTCCATCCCGAATTGACCGGCCGGGAGAACATCTACCTCAACGGCGCCATCCTTGGCATGACCAAGGACGAGATTCGCAGCAAATTTGATGAAATTGTCGCCTTCGCCGAAGTGGAGAAATTCCTCGACACTCCGGTAAAGAGATACAGCAGCGGAATGTATGTCCGCCTTGCCTTTGCGGTGGCTGCACATCTTGAACCCGAGATCCTCGTCGTGGATGAAGTGCTGGCGGTGGGGGATGCAGAATTCCAGAAAAAATGTCTGGGTAAGATGGACCAGGTGGCGAAAGGCGGGAGAACAGTGCTCTTTGTCAGCCACAACATCGATGCGTTGCAACGCATCTGCCAGACTGGCATCGTTCTCCGAAACGGGAGCGTTGTGTGCCGGGATGACATCACCAGCGCCATCAACGTCTATCTCTCTGACAAGAACCTCACCACCAAGGTCTCTCGAGACCACCGTCCCGGTATTGTGAGTGCGGAGGTATCCACGTCTGAATTGCGCGAAGGAAGACTTAAACTGTCCATCGCCTTCAGTTACCCCTCCGCGATCGCCAACCCCACCTTTGGGATGGTGGTCTACAATGAAAAGAACGTTCCGCTCTTTGGCAGCAATACGTTGTTTGACCCACCCAAGTCTCCTCTCCCTCCCTGCTCTGCAGGGCAGGCCACGGTCACTGCCGGGCCCCTGCCGCTCTGGTCCGGATCCTATCGCATTTCTTTGTGGCTCAGCGATGGCACCGCACCGCTGGATCATGCGGAAAATATTGTCGGATTCGACTACGTCAGTCCGGATGTTCCACCCTACGTTCCTCCACCGGCCTTGATTGGATCTACCAGGGTGCCGGCTACTTGGGAATTGTCCCTTTCCTGA
- a CDS encoding class I SAM-dependent methyltransferase, whose amino-acid sequence MKPEYSPAQLENIRQRLNPSVKDVYYLVLADLRLFLQRYATAEPISVLDYGAGNSPYASLFPNAEYRRADYMDCTAIDYKVDGDSRLPVASNTFDLVWSTQVAEHVQNPSTYFSEALRVLKPGGRLVVTTHGVWEDHGVPYDFQRWTAEGLQRDLELAGFSVKGTFKITTSGRFYWFLLLQWLEHGGLKKTNLSYRLWRRFCWEFAKFARPIAHRFADWRWSDCQVIEGEALSQHRIYSVIAAEAIKPLATDQPAP is encoded by the coding sequence GTGAAGCCAGAGTATTCCCCCGCGCAACTGGAAAACATCAGGCAACGCCTCAATCCTTCCGTCAAGGATGTTTACTACCTGGTGTTGGCTGATCTTCGTTTATTCCTTCAGCGTTATGCCACTGCTGAACCGATCTCCGTCCTCGACTACGGCGCAGGCAATTCTCCATATGCCAGCCTGTTCCCGAACGCCGAGTACCGGCGGGCAGACTACATGGATTGCACGGCCATTGATTACAAGGTGGACGGAGACTCAAGGCTTCCAGTCGCTTCGAATACCTTTGATCTCGTGTGGTCCACACAAGTCGCCGAGCATGTTCAGAATCCCTCCACCTACTTTAGCGAGGCCCTGCGGGTTTTGAAACCGGGCGGCAGATTGGTCGTCACCACCCACGGCGTTTGGGAGGACCATGGGGTGCCTTATGACTTTCAAAGATGGACTGCGGAAGGCCTGCAACGCGATTTGGAACTCGCGGGCTTTTCCGTGAAGGGGACGTTCAAGATAACGACGTCGGGGCGCTTCTATTGGTTTCTGCTCCTGCAATGGCTCGAGCATGGAGGACTGAAAAAAACCAACCTGAGCTACAGGCTCTGGCGACGCTTCTGCTGGGAGTTCGCAAAGTTCGCCCGCCCCATCGCCCATCGTTTTGCCGACTGGCGGTGGAGCGACTGCCAGGTGATTGAAGGTGAAGCATTGAGCCAGCATCGCATCTACTCGGTGATTGCCGCCGAGGCGATCAAGCCCCTGGCAACCGATCAGCCTGCTCCTTAA
- a CDS encoding class I SAM-dependent methyltransferase, translating into MINYDHSQNIHTLEGPRAAFPLLFPKGLPSSLMDVGCGRGTWLKAASDCGISDLMGVDGVAISPEEFLLEGGRFECHDLTRSWTVGRRFEAVLCLEVGEHLAAAHADTLVQSLTRHADTVIFSAACPGQPGQHHVNCQWPAYWQEIFNKHGFSCYDTIRPSIWQDTRIEPWYRQNVFLALNQPDVAGKEERLRPLVHPDMLPYLHAAMLDQELKNRVITAGSHDIPVSWLASALVRRIGSKLSRLVRGVRV; encoded by the coding sequence GTGATCAACTACGACCATTCTCAAAACATCCACACGCTGGAGGGACCGCGTGCCGCATTTCCGTTACTTTTCCCCAAAGGCTTGCCTTCAAGCCTCATGGATGTGGGCTGTGGCAGGGGGACGTGGCTGAAAGCTGCGAGCGATTGCGGAATCTCGGACCTCATGGGAGTGGATGGTGTCGCCATTTCACCCGAGGAGTTCCTGCTTGAGGGAGGTCGCTTTGAATGCCATGACCTCACGCGCTCATGGACCGTGGGTCGCCGGTTCGAAGCAGTACTCTGCCTGGAAGTGGGCGAACATCTCGCAGCGGCGCACGCGGATACCCTGGTACAATCTCTGACACGCCATGCGGATACCGTGATCTTCTCAGCCGCTTGCCCGGGACAGCCAGGCCAGCACCACGTGAACTGCCAGTGGCCGGCATACTGGCAGGAGATTTTCAACAAGCATGGGTTTTCCTGTTACGATACCATTCGTCCCTCCATCTGGCAGGACACACGCATAGAGCCATGGTACCGCCAGAACGTGTTCCTCGCATTGAACCAGCCGGACGTCGCAGGTAAGGAAGAACGGCTGCGGCCTTTGGTTCACCCTGACATGCTGCCTTATCTCCACGCCGCCATGCTGGACCAGGAACTGAAAAACAGGGTGATAACCGCCGGCTCTCACGACATACCGGTTTCCTGGCTCGCGTCTGCCCTCGTCAGGCGCATCGGATCGAAACTCTCCCGCCTTGTCCGTGGAGTTCGTGTTTGA
- a CDS encoding glycosyltransferase produces MLISVIICTRNPRSDYLSRVLEGLRRQTLELNQWELVLVDNDSDEPLAGKIDLSWHPLSRCVREEMRGHVPARLKGIESSAGDFLIFVDDDNVLHDDYLEQALEIGAKWPMLGTWGASITGEFEVPPPTCLEPYIDGLAICELDQAYWSNIPVWTRATPYGAGVCVRKEVAASYLHAARETPLRRSLGRSGANLGAGDDSDLSWTSTRLNLGFGRFPELKLTHLISARRLTTEYMTSLFAGFVGSGIILDHLWGRPVKEPPLVMQVLSLVKALLRGDKIQRMIAWRSFSSKRQAWQLLKTNAGSDAPRGGPALKATI; encoded by the coding sequence ATGTTAATTTCTGTCATCATCTGCACCCGAAATCCCCGCTCCGACTACCTCTCGAGGGTCTTGGAGGGACTGCGGCGGCAGACGCTTGAACTCAACCAGTGGGAGCTTGTGCTTGTCGACAATGATTCCGACGAGCCTCTGGCCGGGAAAATCGATCTGTCGTGGCATCCCTTGTCCAGATGCGTGAGAGAGGAGATGCGCGGCCATGTTCCAGCACGCCTCAAGGGCATCGAATCCTCCGCAGGCGATTTCCTGATCTTTGTAGATGACGACAATGTCCTCCATGATGACTACCTGGAACAGGCATTGGAGATCGGCGCCAAGTGGCCCATGCTGGGCACCTGGGGAGCCAGCATCACCGGCGAGTTCGAAGTCCCACCGCCGACCTGCCTGGAACCCTACATTGATGGGCTCGCTATATGCGAGCTCGATCAAGCATACTGGTCCAACATCCCTGTCTGGACGCGTGCCACTCCTTATGGAGCTGGAGTTTGTGTGAGGAAGGAAGTAGCCGCCTCGTATCTTCATGCCGCTCGTGAAACACCTCTTCGGCGCTCCCTGGGCCGAAGCGGAGCCAACCTGGGTGCCGGTGATGACAGCGATCTATCATGGACATCCACACGCCTGAACCTCGGATTTGGTCGATTCCCTGAGCTAAAGTTGACCCATCTGATTTCCGCACGTCGTCTTACCACAGAATACATGACATCGCTTTTCGCGGGCTTTGTCGGATCGGGCATCATTCTGGATCATCTCTGGGGAAGACCCGTCAAGGAACCACCTCTTGTGATGCAAGTTCTCTCGCTTGTGAAGGCGCTCCTGAGGGGCGACAAGATACAGCGGATGATTGCCTGGCGCTCGTTCTCATCCAAGCGCCAGGCGTGGCAGCTTCTCAAAACGAATGCGGGCTCTGATGCCCCGCGCGGCGGCCCTGCTCTCAAAGCCACCATATAG
- a CDS encoding glycosyltransferase, with amino-acid sequence MFPNLLYISDVPVESSYHGSALLFRLLDSYPQDQLFIMESGQDVSKAERRLPGVNYCQAPPLRLSRLLTTRVHRLASLLLTAVSERRWRFIQRLTSQFNPQAILAVAHGYGWLSAAAFARKRQLPLHLIVHDDWPTFTPAPSMLRPWAAEKFAAVYRQAASRLCVSPYMMERYQHTCGVPGTVLLPSRANNSTVFSAPPARLTQQNAPLTGLFGGSLTSPSYIRSLGTLARMLQPVGGRVLIYGPTPKSQAAIVGVNEPNLEWRGLVPPEEMIRIAREEADFLFVPMSFEASDLKTMEINFPSKLADYTAIGLPLLIAGPPSTSAVKWAEDNPGVAEVVRDDSAESLGRAISRLSDPSHRMSLASAAIEAGARQFSHQAAAKVFLDRVMIASKS; translated from the coding sequence GTGTTTCCAAATCTCTTATATATCTCTGACGTCCCGGTGGAATCGTCTTACCACGGTTCCGCCCTCCTGTTCAGGCTTCTGGACAGCTACCCCCAGGATCAACTGTTCATCATGGAAAGTGGCCAGGACGTCTCCAAGGCAGAACGACGCCTCCCCGGAGTCAACTACTGTCAGGCCCCTCCATTGAGACTGTCCAGGCTGCTGACCACGCGAGTACACCGGCTGGCGTCTCTCCTTCTCACTGCGGTTTCAGAGCGCCGCTGGCGTTTCATCCAGCGTCTCACAAGCCAGTTTAATCCCCAGGCAATTCTGGCGGTCGCACACGGGTACGGATGGTTGTCAGCAGCGGCGTTCGCAAGGAAGAGACAACTGCCGTTGCACCTGATCGTGCACGACGACTGGCCGACTTTCACGCCAGCCCCCTCCATGCTACGGCCTTGGGCCGCTGAAAAGTTTGCCGCGGTGTATCGGCAGGCCGCTTCCCGTCTTTGCGTTTCGCCCTATATGATGGAGCGCTATCAGCACACCTGCGGCGTACCCGGCACGGTGTTGCTTCCCTCTCGGGCCAACAATTCCACGGTGTTCAGCGCTCCACCGGCCAGGCTCACGCAGCAAAACGCGCCACTTACGGGGTTGTTTGGCGGCTCTCTCACCTCACCATCGTACATCCGTTCCCTCGGCACTCTGGCGCGCATGCTGCAGCCGGTAGGTGGGCGAGTGCTGATCTATGGGCCTACTCCCAAGTCCCAAGCTGCAATCGTGGGCGTCAATGAGCCAAACCTGGAATGGCGCGGCCTCGTGCCGCCCGAGGAAATGATTCGGATCGCACGTGAAGAGGCCGATTTTTTGTTTGTTCCCATGTCCTTTGAGGCGTCCGACCTCAAGACCATGGAGATAAACTTTCCAAGCAAGCTTGCAGATTACACAGCCATCGGGTTGCCGCTTTTGATTGCGGGTCCGCCTTCCACCTCAGCCGTCAAATGGGCTGAAGATAACCCCGGGGTCGCAGAAGTAGTGAGGGACGACAGCGCTGAATCCCTGGGCCGTGCCATTTCCAGATTGTCGGATCCCTCTCACAGAATGTCCCTTGCTTCCGCTGCGATTGAAGCTGGCGCGAGGCAGTTCTCCCATCAAGCGGCAGCCAAGGTCTTTTTGGATCGCGTGATGATAGCTTCGAAATCCTGA
- a CDS encoding STELLO glycosyltransferase family protein — MEALVTVITTIQKPTQCVQELMTHLEKREARAVVIGDKKGPSSFESTQADFYSLEQQSTLPFRLAALLPTGHYARKNLGYLIAFSRSAACIYETDDDNAPLPSWAPRELQVSAQKATSRPWLNVYRLFTEELIWPRGFPLELICSPESYAHDHTLPSERVIAPIQQGLANGSPDVDAIWRLILDQEFAFKEGPSVWLPPQTYCPFNSQTTWWWPEAYPLMYLPSFCSFRMTDIWRSFVAQRCLWELGYGMVFHGAEVTQLRNEHNLLRDFSDEVSGYLQNDRIVALLNNCKLSPGPDHVADNLRLCYQALINASVIPGSELPLVDAWIEDLKAIL, encoded by the coding sequence ATGGAAGCACTCGTCACCGTCATTACCACCATCCAGAAACCTACTCAGTGCGTGCAGGAACTCATGACGCACCTCGAGAAGCGCGAGGCACGCGCGGTTGTCATCGGTGACAAGAAGGGACCTTCCAGCTTCGAGAGCACACAGGCTGATTTCTATTCTCTGGAGCAGCAGTCCACGCTTCCGTTTCGCCTGGCGGCTCTCCTTCCGACCGGGCACTACGCCCGCAAGAATCTGGGATATCTCATCGCCTTCTCGAGAAGTGCCGCGTGCATCTATGAAACGGATGACGACAACGCACCGCTGCCTTCCTGGGCACCACGAGAACTGCAGGTCTCTGCCCAAAAGGCAACTTCCCGGCCATGGCTGAATGTCTATCGCCTCTTCACCGAAGAGCTGATCTGGCCGCGGGGCTTTCCACTCGAATTGATCTGTTCGCCAGAAAGCTATGCCCATGATCACACCTTGCCGTCCGAGCGCGTCATTGCCCCCATCCAACAGGGTCTGGCGAACGGCTCCCCTGATGTCGATGCCATCTGGCGATTGATTCTCGACCAGGAGTTCGCCTTCAAAGAAGGCCCCAGCGTTTGGCTGCCGCCGCAGACGTACTGCCCATTCAACAGCCAGACCACCTGGTGGTGGCCCGAGGCTTACCCCCTGATGTATCTGCCGAGCTTTTGCTCTTTCAGGATGACAGACATCTGGCGCAGCTTTGTCGCACAACGTTGCCTTTGGGAACTTGGATACGGCATGGTCTTCCACGGGGCTGAAGTCACCCAACTACGCAATGAGCACAATCTCCTGCGCGATTTTAGCGACGAAGTTTCCGGGTACTTGCAGAACGATCGAATTGTCGCCCTGCTCAACAACTGCAAGCTTTCCCCAGGTCCAGACCACGTGGCTGACAACCTGAGACTCTGCTATCAAGCTCTCATCAACGCGTCTGTCATACCTGGGTCCGAGCTACCACTGGTGGACGCGTGGATTGAGGACCTGAAAGCCATCCTGTAA
- a CDS encoding alpha-1,2-fucosyltransferase → MIITQLSGGLGNQMYQYATGRRLAHVRGVPLKLDLTGYGPLGDTQAPGLEEFRRHVRIKKLNISAKDATLQEIAALRDPYTENSRTVSRVVRQLRRFIPRLGLPHTHFAEKRYRFDPEVLSLESPCFLQGFWQSEKYFEDIADIIRTELRPSDPQVLEYARNHVDSIRRPGETVVSLHVRRGELAVAQEKLKSTKGTFGPPTSLNFIERALAEFPSGHRFLVFSDSAPDIEWCRKNIRAEKLHFSEGHDDIQDMTLMSACDHHIIASTFSWWGAWLNNSPDKRVVAPSQWGHPGGPMVTDDLIPKTWKMV, encoded by the coding sequence ATGATCATCACACAGCTAAGCGGTGGCCTGGGCAATCAGATGTACCAGTATGCTACGGGCAGACGACTCGCCCATGTCAGGGGAGTCCCCCTCAAACTGGACCTTACTGGCTATGGCCCGTTGGGGGATACCCAGGCGCCAGGCCTTGAGGAGTTCCGCCGCCATGTCAGAATCAAAAAGCTCAACATCTCGGCAAAAGACGCAACGCTGCAGGAGATCGCTGCTTTGCGGGATCCCTACACAGAAAATAGCAGAACGGTAAGCAGAGTCGTGAGACAACTCCGCCGCTTCATTCCTCGCCTGGGCTTGCCTCATACCCATTTCGCAGAAAAGCGTTATCGATTTGACCCTGAGGTCCTGTCGCTTGAATCCCCCTGTTTCCTGCAGGGATTCTGGCAATCAGAGAAATATTTCGAGGACATCGCGGACATCATCCGGACCGAGCTTCGGCCATCCGACCCACAAGTCCTTGAGTATGCTCGCAACCATGTCGACTCCATCCGGCGGCCCGGTGAAACGGTCGTGTCGCTGCATGTGCGCCGCGGTGAGCTGGCGGTTGCCCAAGAGAAGCTCAAATCGACCAAAGGCACCTTTGGCCCACCTACATCACTGAATTTCATCGAGCGCGCCCTGGCGGAGTTCCCCTCCGGTCACCGCTTCCTCGTATTTTCAGATTCCGCCCCGGACATCGAGTGGTGCCGGAAAAACATCCGGGCGGAAAAGCTCCACTTCTCAGAGGGGCATGACGACATCCAGGACATGACGTTGATGAGCGCCTGTGACCACCATATCATCGCCAGCACGTTCAGCTGGTGGGGAGCATGGTTGAACAACAGCCCGGACAAGCGAGTCGTCGCTCCGAGCCAGTGGGGACACCCGGGAGGGCCGATGGTCACGGACGATCTGATTCCGAAAACCTGGAAAATGGTATAA